The following proteins come from a genomic window of Oncorhynchus mykiss isolate Arlee chromosome 19, USDA_OmykA_1.1, whole genome shotgun sequence:
- the LOC110497390 gene encoding F-box only protein 8, translated as MGQGLWRVARNQQLQQEYGEHWDAGPGLDGDPQDLGMEMGANPGQAPPSPVVGDLPPHPHPRRHPQHCQGADIYQLLRARRGKEQQGFIDLEMLPPELSITILSYLNATDLCLASCVWQDLGHDEYLWQGLCKSTWGHCSIYNRRLPYGFSYRRLYMMLDEGSLTFNANHQEGISYFMSKGILVDHPKELAKFIFCTRTLNWKMLRVYLDERRDVLDELVTLHNFSNQFLPNALRDFFRHIHAPEERGEYLETLITKFSHRFCACNPVLVRDVGLSPDAVYVLCYSLILLSIDLTSPHVKNKMSKREFIRNTRHAAQNISEDFVGHLYDNIYLIGHVAA; from the exons ATGGGTCAGGGGCTGTGGAGGGTGGCCAGGAACCAGCAACTGCAGCAGGAGTACGGAGAGCACTGGGACGCTGGACCTGGCCTTGACGGAGATCCCCAGGATttggggatggagatgggggcTAACCCAGGCCAGGCTCCCCCCTCCCCCGTGGTGGGCGACCTGCCACCTCACCCCCACCCGCGGCGCCACCCCCAGCACTGCCAAGGGGCAGACATCTACCAGCTGCTGCGTGCCCGCCGAGGGAAGGAGCAGCAGGGTTTCATAGACCTGGAGATGCTTCCTCCAGAGCTCAGCATCACCATCCTGTCCTACCTGAACGCTACAGACCTTTGTCTGGCATCCTGCGTGTGGCAGGACCTGGGCCACGACGAGTACCTCTGGCAGGG TTTGTGTAAGTCCACATGGGGTCACTGTTCCATCTACAATAGAAGGCTTCCCTATGGCTTCTCATATAGAAGACTCTACATGATGCTAGATGAAGGCAGTCTGACGTTCAACGCTAACCATCAGGAG gGTATCAGTTACTTCATGTCCAAAGGCATACTGGTGGACCACCCCAAGGAGCTGGCCAAGTTCATCTTCTGCACTCGCACGCTCAACTGGAAGATGCTGAGGGTATACCTAGATGAGAG GAGAGATGTGTTGGACGAGCTGGTCACGCTGCACAACTTCAGTAACCAGTTCCTGCCCAACGCACTGAGGGACTTCTTCAGACACATCCATGCcccagaggagaggggagaatatCTGGAGACACTCATCACCAAGTTCTCCCACCGCTTCTGCGCCTGCAACCCTGTCCTGGTCCGGGATGTGGGTCTCAGCCCAG atgCAGTGTATGTGCTCTGCTACTCGCTCATCCTGCTGTCTATAGACTTGACCAGCCCGCACGTCAAGAACAAGATGTCCAAACGCGAGTTCATCCGCAACACGCGCCACGCTGCCCAGAACATCAGCGAGGACTTTGTCGGCCATCTTTACGACAACATCTATCTCATCGGCCACGTGGCGGCCTAA